One Rhipicephalus sanguineus isolate Rsan-2018 unplaced genomic scaffold, BIME_Rsan_1.4 Seq610, whole genome shotgun sequence DNA segment encodes these proteins:
- the LOC119377903 gene encoding T-cell immunomodulatory protein, translating into MEVMTSVRAIAVLFSSALFLQGASSFRDITDDVFGGAQPSVLGAFGDFNSDKLTDLFLASNDSHRLEIWVATGVKPSFHKSEVQCSVPGVITGIMPGDFDGDSIMDVLVTSKDSGSKSDVVDVRIFWGRLRMGVDCANSTHVSDIGWQPLLFDYNGDRIVDLLSARTEEPNSRTVWTFGPSRTPALVALGVGTGALSKPHSNSFVDLNDDMTADLMLTAHSSMEVWYWVGNSTFRGPNRREYPPDAAVKGQSLFVDVDADGDMEHVMPVCLGSVDCKRSAIMVLNGSQWVTWFESFQDTANNTWKFHVDEGQPADLAMPVALRSADVDMDGYPDFLAILEGKLPGQKKVVTRATLLLNTHCPSCPYGRNLVPYWNYGALANFDSAKLAAFFDIDEDGHMDILLTNGTRQNGFHTYALRNQFSDDACFIKVLAVSGLCYTDCPQGHLAYGTNQPGPLVRYRIITSSGYPQESCASQLYQSAHYALQLPYSVFGLGQSPNFVDVLTVALANNESVEHLSVHHQWTQIIPNSQMVVIPYPINDPPRWVNKLFVTPGRQVLLTFIALAGTCVFIVLIIGALHWLEKREDRRMKLQEAHQFHFDAM; encoded by the exons ATGGAAGTTATGACGAGTGTACGCGCGATCGCCGTCCTGTTCTCGTCGGCCCTGTTTCTTCAAGGGGCCTCGAGCTTTCGCGACATCACGGACGACGTATTCGGAGGCGCCCAACCGAGTGTCCTAGGCGCTTTCGGCGACTTCAACTCGGACAAGCTCACCGATCTCTTCCTCGCGTCCAACGACTCGCACAGGCTTGAGATATGGGTGGCCACGGGCGTGAAGCCGTCCTTCCACAAGTCCGAGGTCCAGTGCAGCGTTCCAGGCGTCATCACGGGCATCATGCCCGGCGACTTCGACGGTGACTCCATCATGGACGTGTTAGTAACATCCAAGGACAGCGGCAGCAAGTCCGACGTCGTGGACGTTCGAATCTTCTGGGGACGCCTTCGAATGGGCGTGGACTGCGCGAACAGTACGCACGTGAGCGACATAGGTTGGCAGCCGCTGCTGTTCGACTACAACGGCGACCGCATCGTCGACCTGCTCTCCGCGCGGACCGAGGAACCCAACAGTAGAACGGTGTGGACGTTCGGTCCGAGCAGGACTCCTGCACTGGTGGCGCTTGGTGTTGGCACAGGGGCGCTCTCCAAGCCACACTCGAATTCGTTCGTGGACCTGAACGACGACATGACGGCCGATCTCATGCTGACCGCCCACTCCTCCATGGAGGTCTGGTACTGGGTCGGCAACAGCACCTTCAGAGGTCCCAACAGGCGCGAATACCCGCCTGACGCCGCGGTCAAGGGTCAATCCCTGTTCGTTGATGTTGACGCGGACGGCGACATGGAGCACGTGATGCCCGTCTGCCTGGGAAGCGTCGACTGCAAGCGCTCCGCCATTATGGTGCTCAACGGTAGCCAGTGGGTCACCTGGTTCGAATCCTTTCAGGACACCGCCAATAACACGTGGAAATTCCACGTCGATGAGGGCCAGCCGGCCGATCTGGCGATGCCAGTAGCCTTACGCTCTGCAGACGTGGACATGGACGGCTACCCCGACTTCCTGGCCATATTGGAAGGCAAGCTGCCTGGTCAGAAGAAGGTAGTCACCCGGGCTACGCTTCTTCTCAACACCCACTGTCCAAGCTGTCCATATGGGCGGAACTTGGTCCCATACTGGAACTATGGAGCACTCGCCAACTTCGACTCGGCCAAACTGGCTGCCTTCTTCGACATAGACGAAGACGGGCACATGGACATCCTGCTGACCAACGGAACACGTCAGAACGGCTTCCACACGTATGCGCTTCGCAACCAGTTCAGCGACGACGCATGCTTCATCAAGGTTCTGGCTGTGAGTGGCCTCTGCTACACCGACTGCCCACAGGGTCACCTGGCCTATGGAACGAATCAGCCGGGTCCTCTGGTTCGGTACCGGATCATAACGTCCAGTGGTTATCCGCAG GAAAGCTGCGCAAGCCAGTTGTACCAGTCGGCACACTATGCGCTGCAGCTGCCTTACTCGGTGTTCGGCCTCGGCCAGTCGCCAAACTTTGTGGACGTGTTGACTGTAGCCCTGGCCAACAACGAGAGCGTCGAGCACCTGAGCGTGCACCACCAGTGGACACAGATCATCCCGAACTCTCAGATGGTGGTCATCCCATATCCGATAAACGACCCGCCACGCTGGGTGAACAAGCTTTTCGTCACTCCTGGACGACAG GTGCTGCTGACGTTCATTGCCCTGGCTGGTACGTGCGTCTTTATTGTGCTGATCATCGGAGCACTGCACTGGCTAGAAAAACGGGAGGACCGTCGGATGAAGCTCCAAGAGGCTCACCAATTCCACTTTGATGCCATGTAA